The Sphingomonas sp. HF-S4 sequence CATCGCGCCGAGCAGCGCCGGGATCTGCGCAACCAGGCCCTCGCCGATCGTCAGGATCGAATATTTGGAGGTGGCGGCGCCGATCTCCATGCCCTGCTGCATCACGCCGATGGCGAGGCCGCCGATCAAATTGACGATGACGATGACGACCGAGGCGATCGCATCGCCCTTCACGAACTTCATCGCGCCGTCGAGGCTGCCGTGGAGCTTGCTCTCGAGCTCGAGCGTACGGCGGCGGCGGCGCGCCTCGTCCTTGTCGATCAGCCCCGAGCGCAGATCGCTGTCGATCGACAGCTGCTTGCCGGGCATCGAATCGAGGCTGAACCGCGCCGCGACTTCGGCGACGCGCTCGGCGCCCTTGGCGATGACGATGAACTGGACGATCGTGATGATCAGGAACACCACCAGCCCGACGACGATGTTGCCGCCCGCGACCATCGTGCCGAAGGTGTGGATGATGTCGCCGGCATGCCCCTCGACCAGGATCATGCGCGTGGTGGCGATCGACAGCGCCAGCCGGAACAGCGTCGAGATCAGCAGGATCGACGGGAAGGACGAGAAGTCGAGCGGCCCTCTGATGTAGAGCGTCGTCAGCAGCAGCATCACCCCGAAGGTGATGTTGACGCCCACCAGCATGTCGATCAGCAGCGTCGGCAGCGGCAGGATCATCAGCCCGACGATCGCGATCACGCCGACGATCAGGAACAGGTCCGCGATCCGCGCCGAAAGCGGCTGCGGCTTGGCTGCGTTGCTGCTGGCGAGATACCGCTCGACGCTCATGGCCGCCTCAGCGCGCCCTGCCCGACTGCGCGGCCTGGTAGCGGCCGACGACCTTCTTCACATAGGCCTGGGTCTCGCGATAGCGCGGCACCTGGCGTCCGGCCTTGCGTACTGCGCCAGGGCCGGCATTGTACGCCGCGACGACCAGCGTCACATCGTTGCCCAGCTCGCCCTGGAGCTGCTTGAGATACTTGGCGCCGGTGTGCATCGCGAGCACCGGATCGTCGAGCAGCGCCTGCGGGTTGCGCACGCCCAGACCCCGCGCCGTCGCCGGCATCACCTGCATCAGCCCGAGCGCGCCCTTGTGCGACACGGCACGCTGGCGCCCGGCCGACTCGGCATGCACCATCGAGGCGAGCAGGTTCGGATTGATTCGATATTGCGCGGCCACCGAATGGATCAGCGCGTCGTTGGCGCCGCTGCCGCCGCGCGAGCGCACCGCCCGCGTCGCCTGCGCCAGCCGCTTCCGGAAGCCCGGCATGCTGATGCTCACCGAACTACGCTCGGGCAGCACCACGGGCTGCGCCTCGGTACGCACTTCGTCGGCCGGCTGCGGCCCGCAGAAGCGCAACGCCTCAACATAGCGCGTGCCGATCGCCCCGGCATTACAATTACTTGCCTGTGCCGATGTAGCGGTAATGGCAGCGCCTCCGAACGCAACTAGTTTCAATGCGAAACCCAGTGTCGGGGCAGAATTTGAAAAGCGCATACACGATCTCCCTGCAAGCCCATCGGGGCGTTGCTGACGATCGTTTGGCGCACATGTCGGTCCTGCGATCCGGACTTTAGATCCGGCCAGTAAAGGCTACCCCGATTACTCGCTTCGAAC is a genomic window containing:
- a CDS encoding lytic transglycosylase domain-containing protein → MKLVAFGGAAITATSAQASNCNAGAIGTRYVEALRFCGPQPADEVRTEAQPVVLPERSSVSISMPGFRKRLAQATRAVRSRGGSGANDALIHSVAAQYRINPNLLASMVHAESAGRQRAVSHKGALGLMQVMPATARGLGVRNPQALLDDPVLAMHTGAKYLKQLQGELGNDVTLVVAAYNAGPGAVRKAGRQVPRYRETQAYVKKVVGRYQAAQSGRAR